A DNA window from Theobroma cacao cultivar B97-61/B2 chromosome 5, Criollo_cocoa_genome_V2, whole genome shotgun sequence contains the following coding sequences:
- the LOC108661929 gene encoding uncharacterized protein LOC108661929, whose amino-acid sequence MVPYETLYECKCRSPIAYFEVDERKLLGLEIVQEATDKIQLIQDRLLTSQSQHKSYADHRRRDLGIEVGDHVFLKVSPIKGIMRLGKKGKLSSRYIGTFEILEKLGVVAYRLTLPADVSNIHLVFHVSVLRNYNLNPSHVICYEETHLDNDPSYEEVLVQILDSQVN is encoded by the coding sequence ATGGTGCCTTATGAGACATTATACGAGTGTAAGTGTAGATCACCTATCGCTTACTTTGAGGTTGATGAAAGAAAGCTACTTGGACTGGAGATTGTTCAAGAAGCCACCGACAAGATTCAACTGATTCAAGATAGGTTGTTGACCTCTCAAAGTCAACATAAATCATACGCTGACCATAGACGTCGAGACTTAGGGATTGAGGTGGGTGACCATGTATTCTTGAAGGTTTCACCTATTAAGGGAATCATGAGATTAGGCAAAAAGGGCAAGTTAAGCTCGAGATATATTGGAACCTTTGAGATCTTAGAGAAACTTGGTGTAGTAGCTTATAGATTGACACTACCCGCGGATGTTTCCAATATTCATCTAGTGTTTCATGTGTCTGTTCTTCGTAATTACAATCTTAACCCATCTCATGTGATTTGTTATGAAGAAACTCACTTGGACAATGATCCGTCTTATGAGGAAGTACTAGTACAGATCTTGGATAGCCAAGTAAATTGA